The genomic segment cactttccaactcacactctcaaacacatagatcccctgaacacagctcactctccaactcacagcctcaaacacatagatcccctgaacacagctcactctccaactcacagcctcaaacacatagatcccctgaacacagctcactttccaactcacactctcaaacacatagatcccctgaacacagctctccaacccctgaacacagctcacagCCACAGCTCAACTCACagcctcaaacacatagatcccctgaacacagcccactctccaACTCACAGCCCCTCAAACAGCTCACTCcaacatagatcccctgaacacagctcactctccaactcacagcctcaaacacatagatcccctgaacacaactcacagatcccctgaacacagctcactctccaacTCACAGCCtccatagatcccctgaacacagctcactctccaacTCACAGCCtcatcccctgaacacagctcactttccAACTCACagcctcaaacacatagatcccctgaacacagctcactctccaacTCACAGCCTCAagcacatagatcccctgaacacagctcactttccaactcacactctcaaacacatagatcccctgaacacagctcactctccaactcacagcctcaaacacatagatcccctgaacacagctcactctccaactcacagcctcaaacacatagatcccctgaacacagctcactcccAACTCACagcctcaaacacatagatcccctgaacacagcccactctccaACTcacagatcccctgaacacagcccactctccaACTCACAGCCtcatcccctgaacacagctcactctccaactcacagcctcaaacacatagatcccctgaacacagcccactctccaACTcacagatcccctgaacacagcccactctccaACTcacagatcccctgaacacagctcactctccaactcacagcctcaaacacatagatcccctgaacacagatCCCAACTcacagatcccctgaacacagctcactctccaactcacagcctcaaacacatagatcccctgaacgcagctcactctccagatcccaatcacctgaattctgatcacctgttcacacacctgtatgtcattatcacacactatttagttcagttctttgcaccccatcactgtgaggtattgtttgttttgtgacacatgtCTTGCAGAGCGCTGTTTTTCCCTGTGATTtactcctcccgtgtatgatagtttttgcctgcctcactaacggtGCCTATTCcatgcctgtactttagcctatagGATTTGCTGTTATCTActtattgcctgatctcccggacgttacgagccttttccctgcctgtactgttgcccttttggaccccctgtgtgtgaccttctgcctgcccctggacccagctatctgcctcctcctgtggtcctgtACAATAAACACCtcctgcgccctgcgcttgaaaccagctctctgtctcccctcatgttcattacaacagctttgcacacttggcattctctcaaccagcttcatgaggtagtcagctagaatgcatttccattaacaggtgtgccttgttaaaagttaatttgtagaatttctttccatcttaatgtgtttgagccaatcagttgtgttgtgacaaggtaggaggtgtatacagaagttagccctatttggtaaaagtccatattatggcaagaacagctaaaatatgCAAtgaaaaacgacagtccattacgttaagacatgaaggtcagtcaatacgaaacatttcaagaactttgaaagtttcaagtaCAGTCTCAAAAAACATCAAGCACaatgatggaactggctctcatgaggaccgccacaggaatcgaagacccagagatacctctgagGCAGaggttcattggagttaccagcttcagaaattggagcccaaataaatgcttcagagttcagtaacagacacatctcaacatcaactgttcagaggagactgtgtgaatcaggccttcatggtcgaattgccgcaaagaaaccactatgaaaggacaccaataataagaagagacttgcttgggccaagaaacacaagcaatggacgcTAGACCGGTGGAATTtagtcctttggtctggagtccaaattggagattttggttccaaccgccgtgtttgaccaagaaggagagtgatggtgtactgcatcagatgacctggcctcccaaATCCCCCggcctcaaccaaattgagatgtttgggatgagttggaccgcagaatgaaagcagccaacaagtgctcagcatatgtgggaactccttcaagactgttggaaaagcattccagatgaagcaggttgagagaattccaagagtgtgcaaagctgtcatcaaggcaaagggtggctatttgaagaatctcaaatataaaatatattttgatttgtttaatacttttttggttactacatgattccatatgtgttatttcatcattttgatgtcttcactagtattctacaatatagaaaatagtgaaaataaagaaaaacccttgaatgagtaggtgttctaaaacttttgaccggtagtgtatgtgtattaaagtagtcaaaagcgtagtatttggtcccatagtcCGAGCACACAATGACAACATCAAGCGTGTGACTCTACAAACGTGTTGAatacatttgctgtttgttttggttgtgtttcagattagaAAATCAatgatacattttgtattgtgtcattttggatgaactttttattgtaaataagaatatgtttctaaacacttctatattttacccccttttatTATTCTTTGCCACCGCAAAGTGGACAAATATGTGAAATTTGGCCTGCTGGACCATGGAAGATGTTTGTAGTTGACTGAAGTTTACTTTTTTTTTGCTTTCAAGGTGTCCACAGGATCAAAATTCCACATAGGAGGAAGGTACTGACTGATTATGGATTGTTATTCATAGCCATATtgtttattattatcattatttattAGCTATAACTTAGTTTGTTCATGCCTTGTCTTACCTTTTTCACAGAAGTACTTTATTGTAATGCAGAGTGTTTTTTACCCTGACGATCGAATAAATGCCAGGTAAGCCTGTTTCAGAGTAAAACAAAACAGTCTGGTGTGAGAAATGTATTACAGGCACTGTGGTAACAACACTGTTAAACTGACTTTGTTGCTTGTTGTTGCAGGTATGACATCAAGGGTTGTGAGGTGAGCCGGTGGACAGACCCAGCTCCAGAGGGAAGTCAGGTTATCGTTGTTCTCAAGGACTTGAACTTCGAGGGCCAGTACATCACTTTGGGTAAGGGTAACGAATCCTGTCATAGTATGTTACAGAATGAGATATGTTATTCATGAGGACTGATTACAATGAATGGAAATACCTTACCTTGTTTTAGTAATTGAGGTAAGCCAATTTGGCAATTTTTaccatgtaaatcttggtggggcaaacccaAAAACCTTTTgaggggatgcatgccagcaaataCACTACACAACACGAAACAgcacattaattgcactataacggtgacaaacgatGCCCACAAACTTttagggtctacataaagctgtcccaatagCAGTCCCAACAACTTACCATTGCTGGCAGAcaatcagcagagccttgtctggcagcgaaacggTTAATTCAGCCACATTTattgccttttaaaaaaacatagcagaTATGGCTGACTtggttaaacaaatgtggtttctactgacaattgagatctacaaactatggcataaggggacgacgagcagataagaggcaatttCGATTTAGACATTAATGAGTGAGGTAGGACTGacaatttgttcagcacttttgaaatgtacagcggcagaattcagaacatgggccgttcttacagcaTTCTCCAtttacaccaagtcagaaccatataATAAATAAAggaggcatataagcagacaatgaaagctcttacaatattcgatgattacatttctctaaaacagactataggctacatgtgcaagTCTGAAATAGTAGGCACAATTaagaggggaaaagggaccaacttattagggtgaggcacattggcTACTAACattttactacacaacatacacttagtattactttcttagctacagtagacatatctccctggcatattacataatttatgcagcagcatacaatacatttttggacacaCTTTGTTGTCtgttgtgctcacttgaacagaaaGTTTGCGCAGCGTTTTTGTTTAGTGCAACatttttgtcatcaaagtctgtcattctctggatttatggtgctttcaagacaactgggaaataagaaaaaaacaagcttgaatcatgatgacgtcggGGATCTTCCGGTTGTAGCTCTAGAATGAGGCCCGAATTcccgatttacaattccgagttggatgtaTTTTCCCAGTAGGAGCCTGttttttccccgagttcccagttgtcttgaactcactcaAATCAGATTTCCCAATTCCGAGTTTCCAGTTATTTTGAGCGCGACGGAAGTTATGTTGGATTGACAGCGTTGGAAGAGActcttaaacccagacttgggaccacacacccactccactgaatagcaggctagtgattgctttgcaatgcttgcagttagccacagattccttccaaaccactcactgttgaatttgcgatttccaactttttgtgtaatgtttatgttcaatggtcgatgagcaccaatatgttttatctataatttctcttcattatttatctttATATGACAAGGactaaaaaggatttgccagtagattgtcgacttgattcctgatgatgactgctagctaagattttgaaagtatgatgttgacatgagtCCAATCAAATTTttgagctctacccttagatttggcagtgacgtagtgtcccaatgagtgacagaacactgagcccaaccctacactctgtattttccactggctgccccaccaccacagaaagcaatgAGCTGGGCtcaaacacctgcattttggagctgccttactcaagaaagaaaaaagagaccatgtttgtattttACTGAAAGTCACCCTTGATAAGAGTGTATGTTGaccaaatatatatatgttttttaaacatttaactaggcaagtgattaagaacaaattcttatttacaataacggcctacctgggaacagtgggttaactgccttgttcaggggcagaacgacagatttttaccttgtcagctcgggggattcaatccagcaacctttacggttactggcccaacgctctaaccactaggctacctgccaccccaaaatgCGGCTTTATTGACTCAatgattattatatatatttttttacattgtttggaAACTGATATGtaacacgtattaatgccaaaataacatgcaaaacaatgATGACACTGTAACGGGGTAGTAAGTGGTACATACAGTTATAGAGTCCTAACCAGTTTTGAAATATATGTGCTTGGGTTGATAGACCAGCACCGTCCATGGCTGCTCCGGCAGGTGGAGATTGACACGTCGTTCCTGCAGACACTCAACGTGCTGGACTACAGCCTCCTGGTGGCTCATCAGCCCCTGCACCAGGATGAACGCCACCAGTGCCTGTCCTTCGCCACCCTTATCATGCGCACTAAAAAGTGGgtgggatttttatttttttatccccctttttgtattatttttttctgTCTTTGATTCTTTCTTTATGTTTTAGTGACATATTCAGGCCTCAAAAGTGGTGTAATGTCGAGATCAATATTTTCCCCAGGTCCTGGTCTTTCTTCAGGACAAAACCAATGACTTCCAGGCATGTAGTTACCACAAATATACTTCTTGGCTATACAATAACATGCATAACCACCACGAGCAACTATCTAGTATTTGTCTACTCTAAAATCAGTCAACTGTGGTATTTTTTAGGTTGGCCATGCTGCCTCACTCTTGGCTCTTTACCCTCCCCTCTTTAACCTCTCAGGTAGACATGCTGGCTCTAATAACTCTGggtaccccctctcctctttaacCTTTCAGGTGGCCATGTTGTCTCTAATAACTCTGggtaccccctctcctctttaacCTTTCAGGTGGCCATGTTGTCTCTAATAACTCTGggtaccccctctcctctttaacCTTTCAGGTGGCCATGTTGTCTCTAATAACTCTTGGGTACCCCTCTCCTCTTTAACCTTTCAGGTGGCCATGTTGTCTCTAATAACTCTGggtaccccctctcctctttaacCTTTCAGGTGGCCATGTTGTCTCTAATAACTCTGggtaccccctctcctctttaacCTTTCAGGTGGCCATGTTGTCTCTAATAACTCTGggtaccccctctcctctttaacCTTTCAGGTGGCCATGTTGTCTCTAATAACTCTGggtatcccctctcctctttaacCTTTCAGGTGGCCATGTTGTCTCTATTAACTCTGggtaccccctctcctctttaacCTTTCAGATGGCCATGTTGTCTCTAATAACTCTGggtaccccctctcctctttaacCTTTCAGGTGGCCATGTTGTCTCTAATAACTCTGggtaccccctctcctctttaacCTTTCAGGTGGCCATGTTGTCTCTAATAACTCTGGGTACCCCCTCTCCTGTTTAACCTTTCAGGTGGCCATGTTGTCTCTAATAACTCTGGGTACCCCCTCTCCTGTTTAACCTTTCAGGTGGCCATGTTGTCTCTAATAACTCTGggtatcccctctcctctttaacCTTTCAGGTGGCCATGTTGTCTCTAATAACTCTGagtaccccctctcctctttaacCTTTCAGGTGGCCATGTTGTCTCTAATAACTCTGggtaccccctctcctctttaacCTTTCAGGTGGCCATGTTGTCTCTAATAACTCTGGGTACCCCTCTCCTCTTTAACCTTTCAGGTGGCCATGTTGTCTCTAATAACTCTGGGTACCCCTCTCCTCTTTAACCTTTCAGGTGGCCATGTTGTCTCTAATAACTCTGggtaccccctctcctctttaacCTTTCAGGTGGCCATGTTGTCTCTAATAACTCTGggtaccccctctcctctttaacCTTTCAGGTGGCCATGTTGTCTCTAATAACTCTGGGTACCCCCTCTCCGCTTTAACCTCTCAGGTCAGTGATCACATGCTCAAGCCCCACCCATGCGGGTATGCCCACTGTTCCGGGGGTGGTCCCAGAGGAAGATTCCGCCCTGTTGGTATCAGAGATGGACGGTGGGACAGGAAGTTGCAGCGTTACTGAGTCACGGGTAGGAAGTGACCTGGGCAGTGCCCCTTCCGGGAGACCCTGTACTAAGCAGCCGGTGGGAACGGTCACGGATTCGATGGAACTGCGAGACTTCCAGGCCCAGAACCGCCGGCTGCTGCCCAACTTCAGAAACCCGCTGCACGTCATTGACGGACCGGAGCATCGCTACTTTGTGGGCATCATCGACATCTTCACTGTCTACAGCTTCAAGAAGAGGCTGGAGCATTGGTGGAAGAGACTGCGGCACCCAGGGCAGGCCTTCTCCACCGTCAGCCCCCCCGCTTACTGCCATAGGCTCTGCCAGTGGGTACAGGACCACACCAGGTAGACtcagaaagaggggaggatgaggatggTTACTCCCACTAGCACGCTGTCTGCCCAGGGACACCCACgcacgcaaatacacacacaaagactAGCAACTGTGACGCTGTTCAGAGACATAAAGCTATTCTTTTAAAGCACTGTAATTTCAGATTGACCAAGAGTCAGTTATTTTCATGTTTCCACATGTCCAGACCAAAGCCAAAACGAACATAAACCATTATATGGAAATATATTATTCACCACAGCGGATAAATGGGTTCTCCCTCTTcatattctttcattttttttaagTAACAAAGAAAAAGGTGCAACATTTCAAATCTAGTGCTATGAATTGATTAGCTGATTTTCCAAAGTATAATCGTTTTTGAATTGTTGAAGTTTAGTTTAGTTCGTGAATCAATAATGAAAACCATAATTATTTTTCAGATTTGccatctgtttaaaaaaaatgttttttacgtTTGACTcctatggattttttttctcctaaTTTAACTTTGACGTTTTGATAAATGTTGtatattgttgtatgttttttttaagtGCCTTTCTtacgcacttctcagtagttggtattcagacttacttATGCAGGTGCGTAATGGGCTTTGCAGTCGTGGTTCACTTGCGCGCGCGCTGAAAACATACACCTTTAAATACAGTGTACCTTTCATTTTGACGACATTAACTAGATTGGGCTCAGAATATAAGGATCAATGAATGAAACCCATCTAAAGATATGCATATTCATGTCCATTTCAGGGCCAACTAGTCGACCAACTAGTTTATTTAGGCACATTTTGGGTTAAGAAAGTATGTATGAATCATAAAAAAGTACAGGGTTTGGAGAGCTTTTACACACtaaatgcagtgcattcggaaagtattcagaccccttgactttttccacattttgttacattacagccttacttATATAGTgaatgaatgcactgtatattgatGGATAAAAAAATAGTGGTTTGATTCATCGTGAAAGTTTAAGTTCAACccatgaaatattggaaggtgtaaaaaaaaagaaggtgtacaataggggttgaacaaTAGTCCTATATATCTACACTATCATCACTAATCGTGGAACTGTATGACAATGGTCCAGTCATGGTAGACCGTGCACCAGGCTACAGGTTTAACCTGCTACGAGTGGCCTGAGTTCCATAATGATTAAAATGTTCCAAATTATGGCACAGTGTTAGCCTAATATAATCCACTAATGCTAGCGACCCTCAGGAACAACTACAcggacgtgacagaggaaagaaaggtcaACGGAATGGAATGCTGCAAAATGTAGGAAATTGACAGTTAGAAATGTTGTGGGTATTATGGATGATGGCTCCCAATTGTGGCTAATATTTAACTCGATACAAATTGTAAACCAAAACGTAGAAAAGCGCGGGCAaagaattaaatctagaatcataAACCAATTCGGTAGGTTGGGTGCTATACTGTCATTTGCTCATTGGCTATAAAAACCTATACTAAAGCTTGGGTCTCTGTACTTAATTCCTGCAAGTTATAAGGCCATCATTTTATAAACTTCACTATGTAAaagttgatatgcttcagtttgctgccatgactggtttcacatttgtctccagcgatCATAATAAGACAATATAGATCTAAAACAAGtgtaatttatatttacaatccccttatcCAAATGGTTAACTCATTTACTTACCTCtgatcaatagctcttatcaagttgtaaattacagtgcatggagaatgctgtTATTTCACTCGCAAAAAGAAAGTACATGCTTTTTCCACTCTGAACCAGCAGGTTTGCTcgaccttattcatggtttcctcccGCATAAAGGTGGTGAAATTATGAGTTGAGTTAAGTCAAGCTCAGAACATGGCGTATCTGTAGACATACCTCCGCCACACCTTCATTTCTTAGATCTGCACCCTGAACGAATAGCGGGTGAATggcatgctattctcatgcttaagggGATACCTCGGGATTATCTACTtgcccagagtcagatgaactctgTGTCTAGTACGGAAGTTAGAGGTCattttgtgagccaatgctaactagtttTAGTGCAATGACTAGAAGTACAGTAtatgggtatctactagcatgctagcagatacctatagacttccagtcattgcgctaatgctagttagcaattgcactAGTGCTAGTTagtaacttccttcaaactgcaccaTTGCCAAAattccgaagtatccctttaagttcAATGTCAGAATACATATAGAGAGAAAAATGCAAATTGTTCCATTTACGCGCGCATAACTCTGGTCAGAATTCCGCCCCCAAGTGAATATACACTCCTGATAAAACGGTGCATGACTGTGGTTCTGCAgtatattgtttatttatttattctttatGCAGTTATGGCAAGGTCAGCATAAAGGGGTAATGTTTCAAAATGCCGACAAACAGCTGTCATTTTATACGACTGcctagtggcgcagcggtctaaggcactgcatctcagtgcaagaggcgtcactacagtccctgttttgaatccaggctctatcacatccGACAGTGATGGGAGTAACGGAGGGCGGCataattggctcagcgtcgtccgtgtttgactggggtaggccatcattgtaagtaagaatgtgttcctaactgacatgcctagttaaataaaataaataaacacaaattgTTATTCTGGTGGTTTTTACGTTTTAGCTTATTTTTGACTTACCTGAAGTTGGGACACCCTAGGTAAATTGAAAATAAGCTAAAActtgtgaactatccctttaataagCTAAAACTTGTGAATTATCCCTTTAATGTTGCCTCAGCAGAGATATTACTTACACTGTCCAATTTTACAGCAAAATGCAGGCTACACACTTGGGGCCTCGAGTTCTTAGTATTTGCTGTTGGAAATATAACCCAAATGTGATTTACACCTGCTTAGGTGCTCTCCGTTCTGCACCTCACCTGGGACACCCAGTGTCAGTCAGGGAAATATGTGGATTTCGGAGGtttttccacattgactgggtCAGAATTGTTTTTCAAAGTAAGGCACTGTATTTACAGGGTTTTAGTTGTCTCTGGAAAAAATAATAAATACCCTGATTTAAGGACTGGGATATGTGGTGACCACATGTTCACTAATGTAGCCTACTTCATTGATACAGTAAAAGTGTGGATTGGCAACTCCAACTCTCTCCTGGCTCAACTTGTTTAACCCCTAAGTCATGTTTGTGCCTTCTGCCTGCAAATGGTATGTGCTGAAACCTTTTCTCAATGCATAAATAACTTTTACGAGTTAAGTTGTGTGTAAAGTTTGCTTATTTGCTTACTGGGCTGTATCTAACTCTGTTACCCTCTCTAATCCTATACTGGCCAATTCCACGGTAACAGAGTGATAATGAGACtaagatttttcactttaaaatggaTGTCAAACAAAAATCAATGATTGCCAAGTTAAACAAACCATTTATACTGCAAattaaacaaaaacacatttacttgaagaacagcgCAGATGCTAAATTTTGTAAGAATGtgccatcattctgttaccaaactttgccaCTAAGCTAGTGgaagaaaataaaaacacaatagcacaattcAAACAGTATATCCTACACTACAGATATacgggtaactgccaaaataacggAAACGcaaacataaagtgtcttaatagggcgttgggccaccacgagccagaacagcttcaatgcaccttggcatccATTCTATAAGTCGGGTTCAGTCTAAACAGTCTAAGCCGGGGCAGTTGGGGTTCTGCTAAGCTATACGGAATTGTTTTAATAATGTAGCTATTCATTTGGCCTTACTGCAATTAGCCCAtataaatgcattgaataacagattcacttaCATGGAACAACAAATAGTCCtcacaaaaaaatctaaaggaagtttgtccCGAtttgtctgtcctatatctgagagatataagacaGATCAGG from the Oncorhynchus tshawytscha isolate Ot180627B linkage group LG33, Otsh_v2.0, whole genome shotgun sequence genome contains:
- the LOC112230754 gene encoding phosphatidylinositol 4-phosphate 5-kinase-like protein 1 isoform X2; the protein is MSQTEMEMSAGLAEGTQRTGTVKRKMWGGLRQQWKLLGLFEIDQQHDFYSLTSMMKEGLSAAVQNTIDNPPPDELSEDDYRLEVTQIHKAFRMETFAGPVFASLRRSLGMTEKEYQHSLSNDGSYLQFISNSKSKADFFLTNDKRFFLKTQNKREVQFLLSNLRIYMEHLEKYPHSLLVKFLGVHRIKIPHRRKKYFIVMQSVFYPDDRINARYDIKGCEVSRWTDPAPEGSQVIVVLKDLNFEGQYITLDQHRPWLLRQVEIDTSFLQTLNVLDYSLLVAHQPLHQDERHQCLSFATLIMRTKKSWSFFRTKPMTSRHVVTTNILLGYTITCITTTSNYLVFVYSKISQLWYFLGWPCCLTLGSLPSPL
- the LOC112230754 gene encoding phosphatidylinositol 4-phosphate 5-kinase-like protein 1 isoform X1 → MSQTEMEMSAGLAEGTQRTGTVKRKMWGGLRQQWKLLGLFEIDQQHDFYSLTSMMKEGLSAAVQNTIDNPPPDELSEDDYRLEVTQIHKAFRMETFAGPVFASLRRSLGMTEKEYQHSLSNDGSYLQFISNSKSKADFFLTNDKRFFLKTQNKREVQFLLSNLRIYMEHLEKYPHSLLVKFLGVHRIKIPHRRKKYFIVMQSVFYPDDRINARYDIKGCEVSRWTDPAPEGSQVIVVLKDLNFEGQYITLDQHRPWLLRQVEIDTSFLQTLNVLDYSLLVAHQPLHQDERHQCLSFATLIMRTKKSVITCSSPTHAGMPTVPGVVPEEDSALLVSEMDGGTGSCSVTESRVGSDLGSAPSGRPCTKQPVGTVTDSMELRDFQAQNRRLLPNFRNPLHVIDGPEHRYFVGIIDIFTVYSFKKRLEHWWKRLRHPGQAFSTVSPPAYCHRLCQWVQDHTR